In uncultured Cohaesibacter sp., a genomic segment contains:
- the uvrC gene encoding excinuclease ABC subunit UvrC, translating into MSDETITSQTDTPDAPLTNEAQGGQMADEALESDAIPAPDEALKSEELQTTGKPEKRRTGFDIIADFVRRLPGNPGVYRMLNANGDVLYVGKAKNLKKRVTNYSRLGNQTNRILRMIQLTASMEFVTTATETEALLLEANLIKRLRPRFNVLLRDDKSFPYILIGEDHEAPQIAKHRGARKRKAKYYGPFASASAVNDTINALQKAFLLRTCTDSVYESRTRPCLLHQIKRCAAPCTGEISPQGYAELVKEAQLFLTGKSQTVRKEISERMQEASEQLDFERAAIYRDRLAALSHIQSHQGINPQNTDEADVFACYQDGGQTCIQVFFFRTGQNWGNRAYFPKADKTQDEVEVLSAFVAQFYDNKPCPRLVLLSHAIEEQDLVAEALTSKSEQKVSILVPQRGEKKELVDHALANAREALGRRLAETSSQTRLLDGVAEVFDLPARPNRIEVYDNSHIQGTNAVGGMIVAGPEGFMKNQYRKFNIKSTDITPGDDFGMMREVLQRRFSRLLKENGPRPAASEAEEKSNEGKNGHMPDPAWPDLLLIDGGLGQLNAVREILADLGIHDLPMVGVAKGPDRDAGREHFFVPGKESFMLPLRDPVLYFIQRLRDEAHRFAIGTHRARRSKAISQTGLEDIPGIGPARKRALLHHFGTAKAVRSAALSDLLAVDGISEQMAKSIHAYFHDDDS; encoded by the coding sequence ATGAGCGACGAGACCATCACTTCCCAGACCGACACACCGGATGCCCCTCTCACGAATGAGGCACAAGGCGGCCAGATGGCCGATGAGGCTCTTGAATCAGATGCGATTCCGGCGCCGGATGAAGCCTTGAAATCTGAAGAGTTGCAAACGACCGGCAAGCCGGAGAAACGCCGCACGGGTTTTGATATCATCGCCGACTTCGTGCGCCGCTTGCCAGGCAATCCCGGTGTCTATCGCATGCTCAACGCCAACGGCGATGTGCTCTATGTCGGCAAGGCCAAGAATCTCAAGAAGCGTGTCACCAATTACTCCCGCCTCGGCAACCAGACCAACCGCATCCTGCGCATGATCCAGTTGACCGCCAGCATGGAGTTCGTCACCACGGCAACGGAAACCGAGGCCCTGCTGCTGGAAGCAAACCTGATCAAACGCCTCAGACCCCGCTTCAACGTGCTGCTGCGTGACGACAAGAGCTTCCCCTACATCCTCATCGGTGAGGATCATGAAGCCCCCCAAATCGCCAAGCATCGCGGCGCTCGCAAGCGCAAGGCCAAATACTACGGCCCGTTTGCCTCGGCCAGCGCGGTGAATGACACCATCAATGCGCTGCAAAAGGCCTTCCTTTTGCGCACCTGCACCGACTCCGTCTACGAGAGCCGCACCAGACCCTGCCTGCTACACCAGATCAAGCGTTGTGCCGCGCCCTGCACCGGAGAGATTTCACCCCAAGGCTATGCCGAACTGGTCAAGGAAGCCCAGCTGTTCCTGACCGGCAAGAGCCAGACCGTGCGCAAGGAAATTTCCGAGCGCATGCAGGAAGCCTCCGAACAGCTGGATTTCGAACGCGCCGCCATCTATCGCGACAGGCTCGCCGCTCTCAGTCACATCCAGTCCCACCAGGGCATCAACCCTCAGAATACCGATGAAGCGGATGTGTTCGCCTGTTATCAGGACGGTGGCCAGACCTGCATTCAGGTCTTCTTCTTCCGCACCGGGCAGAACTGGGGCAACCGCGCCTATTTCCCCAAGGCCGACAAGACACAGGACGAGGTCGAGGTGCTCAGCGCCTTCGTCGCTCAGTTCTATGACAACAAGCCCTGCCCGCGTCTCGTGCTGCTCTCGCACGCCATCGAGGAACAGGACCTAGTGGCCGAAGCGCTGACCAGCAAGTCCGAGCAAAAGGTTTCTATTCTGGTTCCACAGCGGGGCGAAAAGAAGGAGCTGGTCGATCATGCACTGGCCAACGCCCGCGAAGCCCTGGGGCGGCGGCTTGCCGAGACCTCCAGCCAGACCCGCCTGCTCGACGGCGTGGCCGAAGTATTCGACCTGCCGGCCAGACCCAATCGCATCGAAGTCTATGACAACAGCCACATTCAGGGCACCAATGCTGTTGGCGGCATGATCGTGGCCGGGCCGGAAGGCTTCATGAAGAACCAGTATCGCAAGTTCAACATCAAGTCGACAGACATCACCCCCGGCGACGACTTCGGCATGATGCGCGAGGTGTTGCAGCGCCGCTTCTCCCGCCTGCTCAAGGAGAACGGCCCGAGGCCGGCGGCCAGCGAAGCGGAAGAAAAGAGCAATGAGGGCAAAAACGGCCACATGCCCGACCCGGCCTGGCCCGACCTGTTGCTGATCGACGGTGGCCTTGGTCAGCTGAATGCTGTACGCGAGATCCTTGCCGATCTCGGCATCCACGATCTGCCGATGGTTGGCGTTGCCAAGGGGCCGGACCGGGATGCCGGCCGCGAGCATTTCTTCGTCCCCGGCAAGGAAAGCTTCATGCTGCCCTTGCGCGATCCGGTGCTCTATTTCATCCAGCGCCTGCGCGACGAGGCCCACCGCTTTGCCATCGGCACCCACAGGGCCCGCCGCTCGAAGGCCATTTCCCAGACCGGGCTTGAGGATATTCCAGGCATCGGACCGGCCCGCAAACGCGCCCTGTTGCATCATTTCGGCACGGCAAAGGCCGTCCGCAGCGCCGCCCTCTCCGACCTGCTCGCCGTTGATGGCATATCCGAACAGATGGCCAAATCGATCCACGCCTATTTCCACGACGATGACAGCTGA
- a CDS encoding ribonuclease T produces MKTGSMNRPTLVILLLLSLTGLARQARADEAGDFDYYILTLSWSPTYCADEARRNRDQLQCFSERAYGFVIHGLWPQYERGYPERCRSRFRDPSDNLVEQMLKFSPSKSLIRHEWDKHGSCAGLTPLDYFRLAVRSFKALKRPDQLADLGRPLLMTVSQIERAFHDANPDLPEDSLFVTCKRQKLSEVRLCLDKDGKPRQCSPSAIRARCGSRDKLRILAVR; encoded by the coding sequence ATGAAGACCGGAAGCATGAACCGCCCGACCCTCGTGATCCTCCTGCTCCTGTCACTGACAGGCCTCGCACGGCAGGCGCGCGCCGATGAAGCGGGCGATTTTGACTATTACATCCTCACCCTGTCCTGGTCGCCAACCTATTGCGCCGACGAGGCCCGGCGCAACCGCGACCAGTTGCAGTGCTTTTCCGAGCGCGCCTACGGCTTTGTCATTCATGGCCTGTGGCCGCAATATGAGAGAGGCTATCCGGAACGCTGCCGCAGCCGCTTTCGCGACCCGTCCGACAATCTTGTCGAACAGATGCTGAAATTCTCGCCCAGCAAGAGCCTCATCCGTCACGAATGGGACAAGCATGGCAGCTGCGCGGGGCTCACCCCGCTGGATTACTTCCGTCTGGCTGTCAGGAGTTTCAAGGCCCTCAAACGCCCGGACCAACTCGCCGATCTGGGCCGCCCGCTCCTGATGACCGTCTCCCAGATCGAACGCGCCTTCCATGACGCCAACCCGGATCTGCCTGAAGACAGCCTGTTTGTCACCTGCAAACGCCAGAAGTTGAGTGAGGTTCGTCTGTGCCTCGACAAGGACGGCAAGCCGCGCCAATGCAGCCCTTCGGCCATCAGGGCCCGATGTGGATCCCGTGACAAATTGCGCATTCTCGCTGTCAGATAG
- the rlmJ gene encoding 23S rRNA (adenine(2030)-N(6))-methyltransferase RlmJ, translating into MNYRHIYHAGNFADCLKHIVLTRILQYLQKKDKGYFVLDTHAGIGQYDLSSEEARKTGEWQDGIGRLLALDRKTLSPVVAGIMSPYLDIIERLNPDGELTLYPGSPKLVAMMARPVDRATFIEKHPADAETLQRAMGRNHQLHVREDDGWVALRADLPPAERRGMVLVDPPFEEKDEYVRMVEAFLQGYRRWATGIYCLWYPIKARRDVDDAAQILADSGIDNILRAELVIQKLDTAKRLNGTGLFIINPPYTLHDELKALLPLLADTFGQTARRSTVEWINPPQ; encoded by the coding sequence ATGAACTATCGCCATATCTATCACGCAGGCAATTTTGCAGACTGCCTCAAGCACATTGTCCTGACGCGGATCCTTCAGTATCTGCAAAAGAAGGACAAGGGATATTTCGTGCTCGATACCCATGCCGGGATCGGCCAGTATGACCTGTCGAGCGAGGAAGCCCGCAAGACCGGCGAATGGCAGGACGGCATCGGCCGCCTGCTGGCACTGGACCGCAAGACGTTGTCGCCCGTTGTCGCCGGGATCATGAGCCCCTATCTCGATATCATCGAGCGCCTCAACCCGGACGGAGAGTTGACGCTCTATCCCGGTTCCCCCAAACTGGTCGCCATGATGGCCCGTCCGGTGGATCGTGCTACCTTCATCGAGAAACACCCAGCGGATGCCGAGACGCTGCAGCGGGCCATGGGCCGGAACCACCAGCTTCACGTCAGGGAAGATGATGGCTGGGTCGCCCTGCGCGCCGACCTGCCCCCCGCAGAACGCCGCGGCATGGTGCTGGTTGATCCGCCATTTGAGGAAAAGGACGAATATGTCCGCATGGTCGAAGCCTTCCTGCAGGGCTATCGGCGCTGGGCAACAGGGATCTACTGCCTGTGGTATCCGATCAAGGCCCGCCGGGATGTCGATGATGCAGCCCAGATCCTTGCGGATTCCGGCATCGACAATATCCTGCGCGCGGAGCTGGTCATTCAGAAGCTCGACACGGCCAAGCGGCTGAACGGTACCGGGCTGTTCATCATCAATCCGCCCTATACACTGCATGACGAGCTGAAAGCCCTGTTGCCACTGCTCGCAGACACCTTTGGCCAGACCGCCCGCCGGTCCACGGTTGAATGGATCAATCCGCCACAATGA
- a CDS encoding glutathione S-transferase N-terminal domain-containing protein, which translates to MMILRSSSTSPFVRKVIIAAKLLGLFDKISLQEAKLIDPTDSLSQQNPLGKIPALILDGGEVVFDSSVIVDTLDQMAGGGKLIPADPVRRRQVLTLQALCDGMLDASVLLVAEQRFRLEAQRSAKWVAHQTAKVDRAFNALEAMVPKLRGEPDVGQIALACALSYRDLRFPDHDWRAIYPQLALWLDAFGKAVPAFAETAFKQ; encoded by the coding sequence ATGATGATACTTCGCTCATCTTCAACATCTCCTTTTGTCCGCAAGGTGATCATTGCAGCCAAGCTGCTGGGGCTGTTCGACAAGATCAGCCTGCAGGAAGCCAAGCTGATCGATCCGACCGACAGCCTGAGCCAGCAGAATCCTCTGGGCAAGATCCCGGCGCTCATTCTGGACGGGGGAGAGGTTGTGTTCGATTCGTCGGTCATCGTCGATACGCTCGACCAGATGGCTGGCGGTGGCAAACTCATTCCAGCCGATCCGGTGCGCCGCAGGCAGGTGTTGACCCTGCAGGCCCTGTGTGACGGCATGCTTGATGCCAGCGTTCTGCTGGTTGCCGAGCAGCGGTTCCGTCTGGAGGCACAGCGCAGTGCCAAATGGGTGGCTCATCAGACGGCGAAGGTGGACAGGGCTTTCAATGCACTTGAGGCTATGGTGCCTAAGCTGCGGGGTGAGCCGGATGTGGGGCAGATCGCTCTGGCTTGCGCATTGAGCTATCGTGATCTCCGGTTCCCCGATCATGACTGGCGGGCGATCTATCCGCAGCTGGCTCTTTGGCTCGATGCATTTGGAAAGGCCGTTCCGGCTTTTGCAGAAACGGCCTTCAAGCAATAA
- a CDS encoding calcium/sodium antiporter, with protein sequence MLLVAGDLLVRGAITLATRLSIPPLIIGLTIVSFGTSAPELIISMDAAFKGLGGISIGNVVGSNITNVLLVLGLPALIRPTQCSESGTRSSTVFMIAVSIVFSALCLQGVLDLSSGIVLLALLIFFLTWTVWTSRKQRGEPCDLVDEELLEEAPSNLGVAILFIVIGLIGLPLGGHLTIEGATGIARTWGVSEAVIGLTVVALGTSLPELATTLVAAIRNQGAMAFGNVIGSNIFNILAIMGLTSTLIPIYVPERVIGMDLLVMVATAFLMLVFTVFRMPLTRARGAIMVAAYAGYVALAFASH encoded by the coding sequence TTGCTCTTGGTTGCAGGCGACCTGCTTGTACGCGGAGCGATTACCCTGGCAACACGCCTGAGCATTCCTCCCTTGATCATCGGCTTGACGATCGTCTCGTTTGGTACATCGGCGCCAGAACTGATCATCTCGATGGACGCCGCGTTCAAGGGTCTTGGCGGCATCTCGATCGGTAACGTGGTTGGCTCCAATATCACCAACGTTCTGCTTGTCCTTGGTTTGCCAGCCCTTATCCGCCCCACCCAGTGCAGTGAAAGCGGCACGCGCTCAAGCACCGTTTTCATGATCGCAGTTTCCATTGTCTTCTCGGCCCTTTGCCTGCAGGGCGTCCTTGACCTTTCTTCCGGCATCGTGCTTCTGGCATTGCTGATCTTCTTTCTTACCTGGACCGTCTGGACCTCACGCAAACAGCGTGGTGAGCCGTGCGATCTGGTTGACGAGGAACTCCTTGAGGAAGCCCCTTCGAACCTCGGCGTAGCCATCCTGTTCATCGTCATCGGTCTGATCGGGCTACCGCTCGGCGGCCATCTCACCATCGAAGGAGCCACCGGTATCGCCCGTACCTGGGGGGTCTCCGAAGCAGTTATCGGCCTTACCGTGGTTGCACTTGGCACCTCGTTGCCTGAGCTGGCCACAACCCTTGTTGCAGCGATCCGCAATCAGGGGGCCATGGCATTCGGCAATGTCATCGGCTCGAACATCTTCAACATCCTTGCCATCATGGGGCTGACTTCGACCCTCATCCCCATCTACGTGCCGGAACGCGTGATCGGCATGGACCTCTTGGTGATGGTGGCAACCGCATTCTTGATGCTGGTGTTCACCGTCTTCAGGATGCCCCTGACGCGGGCACGTGGCGCTATCATGGTCGCAGCCTACGCCGGTTACGTAGCCCTCGCTTTTGCCAGCCACTGA